From Thiomicrospira sp. XS5, one genomic window encodes:
- a CDS encoding putative quinol monooxygenase, with protein sequence MNPNATKPPMPKVILKGFILVPDDDLTIIQKELENHKRLTRNEPGCLVFEVNQNTKNPNRFDVYEEFTNKAAFESHQARVKNAYWGRITKHIKRHYDIYNET encoded by the coding sequence ATGAACCCAAATGCGACAAAACCGCCTATGCCTAAAGTGATACTCAAAGGATTTATTCTGGTTCCGGATGACGATTTAACGATCATTCAAAAAGAGCTCGAAAATCACAAACGCTTAACACGCAATGAACCGGGCTGTTTGGTATTTGAGGTCAACCAAAACACAAAGAACCCAAATCGCTTTGATGTATACGAAGAGTTTACCAATAAAGCCGCCTTCGAATCTCACCAGGCAAGAGTCAAAAACGCTTATTGGGGCCGGATAACCAAACATATCAAACGGCATTATGACATTTACAACGAAACATAA
- a CDS encoding histidine phosphatase family protein, whose protein sequence is MKITLIRHGKPKTPSLEKISASEFGEWVSVYNGSGLCPSSQPPKETLKQANICDVIVCSALPRSIESAKALNAEKIVLSDALFNEADLPIANWRTLKLSPKLWTITFRTLWFFGYARHSKSLKETKLRSAEAIKRLTELAQKYDHVLFVGHGVYNQMLANELRRTGWSGPKNPGAKHWQFGVYEYRTGPTIQQTDDFR, encoded by the coding sequence ATGAAAATAACATTGATTAGACACGGCAAGCCGAAAACGCCTTCACTTGAAAAAATCAGTGCCTCTGAATTTGGTGAATGGGTAAGTGTATATAATGGATCTGGGTTATGTCCGTCTTCACAACCGCCGAAGGAAACGCTCAAACAAGCCAACATATGCGATGTGATTGTGTGCAGTGCCTTGCCAAGATCCATTGAGTCCGCAAAAGCATTGAATGCGGAGAAAATCGTCTTATCCGATGCCCTATTTAATGAAGCGGATTTACCAATTGCAAATTGGCGCACATTAAAATTATCGCCTAAACTCTGGACCATTACCTTTAGAACACTTTGGTTTTTTGGCTATGCCAGACATTCCAAATCCCTCAAGGAAACCAAACTACGATCTGCCGAAGCGATTAAACGGCTGACCGAACTGGCACAAAAATACGACCATGTTTTATTTGTAGGCCATGGTGTTTACAACCAAATGTTAGCCAACGAATTAAGAAGAACCGGTTGGTCAGGCCCTAAAAACCCGGGCGCCAAGCATTGGCAATTTGGTGTATATGAATATAGAACAGGCCCGACCATTCAACAAACTGACGACTTCCGATGA